One genomic window of Streptomyces sp. NBC_01276 includes the following:
- a CDS encoding flavin-containing monooxygenase, with the protein MSEPDLTLTEPRPVYVIGAGPGGLAVAAALRARGVRAVVVEKSGSVGASWRGHYERLRLHTTRRLSALPGLAIPRRFGRWVARADVVRYLEKYAEFHALELVTGVEVTRIERAADGEGWTLHASGGRMLAAGAVVVATGFNHTPALPDWPGREEYTGRLLHAAAYREPGPYAGQDVLVVGAGNTGAEIAVDLVEGGAARVRLAVRTAPHIVRRSTAGWPAQRTGILVRRLPVRFVDRLGALVARTSVPDLSAYGLPRPSTGLYSRVRQGAIPVQDAGLIDAVRRGEVEPVAAVTSFDGAGVVLADGTRITPDAVIAATGYGRALEGLVGHLGVLDGRGRPLAHGPRTPAGAPGLYFTGFTNPISGMLRELARDAERIAKALSRRRSCV; encoded by the coding sequence ATGTCCGAGCCCGACCTGACCCTCACCGAGCCCCGCCCCGTGTACGTGATCGGCGCGGGCCCCGGCGGCCTCGCCGTCGCCGCCGCGCTGCGCGCCCGGGGGGTGCGCGCGGTGGTCGTCGAGAAGTCCGGCTCCGTCGGCGCCTCCTGGCGGGGGCACTACGAGCGGCTGCGCCTGCACACCACCCGGCGCCTGTCGGCCCTGCCCGGACTGGCGATACCGAGGCGGTTCGGGCGCTGGGTCGCGCGGGCGGACGTGGTCCGCTACCTGGAGAAGTACGCGGAGTTCCACGCCCTGGAGCTGGTCACGGGCGTCGAGGTGACCCGGATCGAACGGGCCGCCGACGGGGAGGGCTGGACCCTGCACGCCTCGGGCGGGCGGATGCTGGCCGCCGGGGCCGTGGTCGTGGCCACCGGCTTCAACCACACGCCGGCGCTGCCCGACTGGCCGGGCCGCGAGGAGTACACCGGGCGGCTGCTGCACGCCGCCGCCTACCGGGAGCCGGGGCCGTACGCCGGGCAGGACGTGCTCGTCGTCGGGGCCGGGAACACCGGCGCCGAGATAGCCGTGGACCTCGTGGAGGGCGGGGCCGCGCGGGTGCGGCTCGCGGTGCGCACCGCCCCGCACATCGTGCGCCGCTCGACGGCCGGGTGGCCGGCGCAGCGCACGGGGATCCTCGTACGGAGGCTGCCGGTGCGGTTCGTGGACCGGCTGGGGGCGCTCGTGGCGCGGACCTCGGTCCCGGACCTGTCGGCGTACGGGCTGCCGCGGCCCTCGACCGGCCTGTACAGCAGGGTGCGGCAGGGGGCGATCCCGGTACAGGACGCGGGTCTGATCGACGCCGTGCGCCGGGGCGAGGTGGAGCCGGTGGCGGCCGTCACCTCCTTCGACGGGGCCGGGGTGGTGCTGGCGGACGGTACGCGGATCACCCCGGACGCGGTGATCGCGGCGACGGGTTACGGGCGGGCCCTGGAGGGCCTGGTGGGCCACCTCGGCGTACTGGACGGGCGCGGACGCCCCCTCGCCCACGGGCCCCGCACCCCGGCCGGGGCCCCCGGCCTGTACTTCACCGGGTTCACCAACCCCATCAGCGGCATGCTCCGCGAGCTCGCCCGGGACGCGGAGCGGATCGCGAAGGCCCTGTCGCGGCGGCGGTCCTGCGTCTAG